From the genome of Haloterrigena sp. KLK7, one region includes:
- a CDS encoding glutamate-cysteine ligase family protein encodes MSVDHAEPRRRSIEVEYWVTDDEGRLTDPGELVAASPGAEREFVEPVLEIKTTPCETATELRAELFDRIGTVLERADELEKKLVPLGTPVAADEIRELPSDRTRIQNTVVGEDFEYVRHCAGTHVHVEQQPGREIDQLNALVALDPALALVNSSPYYRGHPMAAGARSKCYRWLAYDDVPHQGWLWRYVSDRGEWTRRLERRYEEFVTVATDAGVSRRTLESNFDLESAVWTPVQLRSSFSTVEWRSPDTALPSQIVRLANRLADLVGDLEDTDVRIDGRDGRVTSETITLPEFDAVLEYVHAAIRDGLESDAVRSYLERMGFDVDAYEPITHELAGRGRIDPAEARGIRLEYAERLERDVRRAKPMHSD; translated from the coding sequence GTGTCCGTAGACCACGCTGAACCGCGACGCCGAAGCATCGAGGTCGAGTACTGGGTGACCGACGACGAGGGGCGGCTGACTGACCCCGGCGAGCTCGTCGCGGCGTCGCCGGGCGCCGAACGGGAGTTCGTCGAGCCGGTGCTCGAGATCAAGACCACGCCCTGCGAAACGGCGACCGAACTGCGCGCGGAACTGTTCGACCGGATCGGCACCGTCCTCGAGCGGGCCGACGAGCTCGAGAAGAAGCTCGTTCCGCTGGGGACGCCGGTGGCCGCCGACGAGATCCGCGAACTCCCCAGCGACCGGACGCGGATCCAGAACACCGTCGTCGGCGAGGACTTCGAGTACGTGCGCCACTGTGCAGGGACCCACGTCCACGTCGAACAGCAGCCCGGACGCGAGATCGATCAGCTGAACGCCCTCGTCGCGCTCGATCCCGCGCTGGCGCTGGTCAACTCGTCGCCGTACTACCGCGGGCACCCGATGGCGGCCGGCGCCCGGTCGAAGTGCTACCGCTGGCTGGCCTACGACGACGTCCCCCATCAGGGCTGGCTGTGGCGGTACGTCTCGGACCGCGGGGAGTGGACTCGGCGGCTCGAGCGCCGGTACGAGGAGTTCGTGACGGTAGCGACCGACGCGGGCGTCTCGCGACGGACCCTCGAGTCGAACTTCGACCTCGAGAGCGCGGTCTGGACGCCGGTCCAGCTTCGCTCGTCGTTTTCCACCGTCGAGTGGCGCTCGCCGGACACCGCGCTCCCGAGTCAGATCGTCAGGCTGGCGAATCGGCTGGCCGACCTCGTCGGCGATCTCGAGGACACCGACGTGCGTATCGACGGGAGAGACGGCCGCGTCACGAGCGAGACGATCACCCTCCCGGAGTTCGACGCCGTCCTCGAGTACGTCCACGCCGCGATCCGCGACGGGCTCGAGTCCGACGCCGTCCGGTCGTACCTCGAGCGGATGGGATTCGACGTCGACGCCTACGAGCCGATCACGCACGAACTCGCCGGTCGGGGGCGGATCGATCCGGCCGAAGCGCGAGGGATCCGGCTCGAGTACGCCGAGCGACTGGAGCGGGACGTGCGGCGGGCGAAACCGATGCACAGCGACTGA
- a CDS encoding DUF2182 domain-containing protein: MGTHDSIRDRITHRRIPIVALITYVIALFAWAAVIGRWLPMPGGQRGMQMHVSDPGAPEAMALSNGVTGIGLYLFMWGVMMIAMMYPSSVPLFRLYAETLEGTTAAGKAVRVGAFLGTYALVWTLTGIVPLVVNAVVPVATLANAHGGLLMGGSLLLLSGYQLSPYKHRCLRYCRSPLGFLLSHHRPGVGGAVRMSWQFSVFCVGCCWALFAFMVIVGSMNIVWMALIAVVLSLERTVAWGEQLARAVGVLAGIAGGTVIVIALV; the protein is encoded by the coding sequence ATGGGGACACATGATTCAATCCGGGATCGAATCACCCATCGGCGCATTCCGATCGTCGCGCTCATTACCTACGTAATCGCGCTGTTCGCGTGGGCAGCAGTCATCGGTCGCTGGCTCCCGATGCCTGGCGGACAGAGGGGGATGCAAATGCACGTGTCTGACCCGGGAGCGCCGGAGGCGATGGCGCTCTCGAACGGGGTGACCGGTATCGGCCTGTACCTGTTCATGTGGGGAGTGATGATGATCGCGATGATGTACCCGTCGTCGGTCCCGCTCTTCCGGCTGTACGCCGAGACGCTCGAGGGGACGACGGCCGCGGGGAAAGCAGTGCGGGTCGGGGCGTTTCTCGGAACGTACGCGCTCGTGTGGACGCTGACGGGAATCGTCCCGCTCGTCGTCAACGCGGTGGTGCCGGTCGCTACCCTCGCGAACGCCCATGGCGGGCTCCTGATGGGCGGGTCGTTGCTCCTCTTATCGGGGTACCAGCTCTCGCCGTACAAACACCGGTGTCTGCGGTACTGCCGGTCGCCGCTCGGGTTTCTCCTGAGTCATCACCGACCGGGAGTGGGCGGTGCCGTTCGGATGAGCTGGCAGTTCAGCGTCTTCTGCGTCGGGTGCTGCTGGGCGCTGTTCGCGTTCATGGTGATCGTGGGCTCGATGAACATCGTCTGGATGGCACTCATCGCGGTCGTGCTCTCGCTCGAACGAACGGTCGCGTGGGGGGAGCAACTGGCACGTGCGGTCGGGGTTCTCGCCGGCATCGCCGGGGGTACCGTCATCGTGATCGCACTGGTATAG
- the twy1 gene encoding 4-demethylwyosine synthase TYW1: MSDSADTGVEGGTDADRENDTEDGGAMQVSSPDYHSENHTAAQTCGWTANAIRGEGKCYKYIFYGIESHRCIQMTPVVRCNERCVFCWRDHQGHSYEMDDVEWDDPEAVVDASIDLQKKLLSGFGGNDEVPREVFDQAMEPRHVAISLDGEPTLYPYLPELIEAFHDRDITTFLVSNGTRPEMLRKCDPTQLYVSVDAPERHTFDQVVGAMEDDAWDRLLETMDVLAEKDETRTVLRTTLVDGENMHHPDWYAGFYQQADPDFIELKAYMHVGHSQGRLDRSAMPDHEDVMAFADEVKEYMPAFTESRGVPESRVALLAKQKDTWVPKLKKGSEFWERDPVVGD; the protein is encoded by the coding sequence ATGAGCGACTCCGCCGACACCGGCGTCGAGGGCGGGACCGACGCCGACCGAGAGAACGACACGGAGGACGGCGGTGCGATGCAGGTCTCGAGCCCGGACTACCACAGCGAGAACCACACGGCCGCCCAGACCTGCGGCTGGACGGCCAACGCCATCCGGGGCGAGGGGAAGTGTTACAAGTACATCTTCTACGGGATCGAGTCCCACCGCTGCATCCAGATGACGCCGGTCGTCCGGTGTAACGAGCGCTGCGTCTTCTGCTGGCGCGACCACCAGGGCCACTCCTACGAGATGGACGACGTGGAGTGGGACGACCCCGAGGCGGTCGTCGACGCCTCGATCGACCTCCAGAAGAAACTGCTCTCGGGCTTCGGCGGCAACGACGAGGTCCCCCGTGAGGTCTTCGATCAGGCGATGGAACCGCGCCACGTCGCCATCTCGCTCGACGGCGAACCGACGCTCTACCCCTATCTGCCGGAACTCATCGAGGCCTTCCACGACCGCGATATCACCACCTTCCTCGTCTCCAACGGCACCCGACCCGAGATGCTTCGGAAGTGCGATCCGACGCAACTGTACGTCAGCGTCGACGCCCCCGAGCGCCACACCTTCGATCAGGTCGTCGGCGCCATGGAGGACGACGCCTGGGACCGCCTGCTCGAGACGATGGACGTCCTCGCTGAAAAGGACGAGACCCGCACGGTGCTCCGGACGACGCTCGTCGACGGCGAGAACATGCACCACCCCGACTGGTACGCCGGCTTCTACCAGCAGGCCGATCCGGACTTCATCGAACTGAAGGCGTACATGCACGTCGGCCACTCGCAGGGCCGACTCGACCGCTCGGCGATGCCCGACCACGAGGACGTCATGGCGTTCGCAGACGAGGTCAAGGAGTACATGCCCGCGTTCACCGAGTCTCGAGGGGTGCCGGAGTCCCGCGTCGCGCTCCTCGCGAAGCAGAAGGACACCTGGGTCCCGAAACTCAAGAAGGGCAGCGAGTTCTGGGAGCGCGATCCGGTCGTCGGCGACTGA
- the glpK gene encoding glycerol kinase GlpK: protein MTESTYVGAVDQGTTGTRFIVFDHGGQVVANAYETHEQIYPEPGWVEHDPMEIWENTKSVITQALGQAGISPDQLEAIGVTNQRETTLLWDADSGRPVHNAIVWQDRRTTDRVERLEAAEKVETIREKTGLEADAYFSATKAEWLLDNADPIKLERSRPEDIRDRAEKGEVLFGTIDTWLIYNLTGEHITEVTNASRTMLYNIHDLEWDDDLLEEFDVPKEMLPEVRPSSDDATYGSTDPDGFLEAEIPVAGALGDQQAALFGQTCFDAGDAKNTYGTGSFFLMNTGSEAVESDHGLLTTIGFQKSGEDVQYALEGSIFITGAAIEWLEDLSLIDDPAETAELARSVDSTDGVYVVPAFTGLGAPHWDQRARGTIVGMTRGTRREHIVRATLESIAYQTRDVAEAMEADSGIEMTSLKVDGGAVKNNYLCQLQSDIIGSEIVRPVVDETTALGSAYAAGLAVDYWDDVDSLRDNWQIDREFEPEMDPDRADKRYARWTEAVDRSRDWARDGEE from the coding sequence GTGACAGAATCAACGTACGTCGGTGCAGTAGATCAGGGAACGACCGGGACGCGCTTTATCGTGTTCGATCACGGCGGCCAGGTCGTCGCGAACGCCTATGAAACGCACGAACAGATCTATCCGGAACCCGGCTGGGTCGAGCACGACCCGATGGAGATCTGGGAGAACACGAAATCCGTTATCACGCAGGCGCTGGGCCAGGCGGGGATCAGCCCCGACCAGCTCGAGGCCATCGGCGTGACCAACCAGCGCGAGACGACGCTGCTGTGGGACGCCGACTCCGGCCGGCCGGTCCACAACGCTATCGTCTGGCAGGACCGCCGGACGACCGACCGCGTCGAGCGACTCGAGGCGGCAGAGAAGGTCGAAACGATCCGCGAGAAGACCGGCCTCGAGGCCGACGCCTACTTCTCGGCGACGAAGGCCGAGTGGCTGCTCGACAACGCCGATCCGATCAAACTCGAGCGCTCGCGTCCGGAAGACATCCGCGACCGCGCGGAGAAGGGCGAGGTCCTGTTCGGCACCATCGACACGTGGCTGATCTACAACCTCACGGGCGAGCACATCACCGAGGTCACTAACGCCTCGCGGACGATGCTGTACAATATCCACGACCTCGAGTGGGACGACGACCTCCTCGAGGAGTTCGACGTTCCGAAGGAGATGCTCCCGGAGGTTCGCCCGTCCAGCGACGACGCGACGTACGGATCGACGGATCCGGACGGGTTCCTCGAGGCCGAGATTCCGGTCGCGGGCGCGCTGGGCGACCAGCAGGCCGCGCTGTTCGGCCAGACCTGTTTCGACGCCGGCGACGCGAAGAACACCTACGGCACGGGCTCCTTTTTCCTGATGAACACCGGCAGCGAGGCCGTCGAGAGCGACCACGGCCTGCTGACGACGATCGGCTTCCAGAAGTCGGGCGAGGACGTCCAGTACGCCCTCGAGGGCTCGATCTTCATCACCGGCGCGGCGATCGAGTGGCTCGAGGACCTCTCGCTGATCGACGACCCCGCGGAGACGGCCGAACTCGCCCGCAGCGTCGACTCGACGGACGGCGTCTACGTCGTCCCCGCCTTCACCGGGCTGGGCGCGCCCCACTGGGACCAGCGCGCTCGCGGCACCATCGTCGGGATGACCCGGGGCACCCGGAGAGAACACATCGTCCGGGCGACCCTCGAGTCGATCGCCTACCAGACCCGCGACGTCGCCGAGGCGATGGAGGCCGACTCGGGCATCGAGATGACCTCGCTGAAGGTCGACGGCGGCGCGGTCAAGAACAACTACCTCTGTCAGCTCCAGTCCGATATCATCGGCTCGGAGATCGTCCGCCCGGTCGTCGACGAGACGACGGCGCTGGGCTCGGCCTACGCCGCGGGACTGGCCGTCGACTACTGGGACGACGTCGACAGCCTGCGGGACAACTGGCAGATCGACCGCGAGTTCGAACCCGAGATGGACCCCGATCGAGCCGACAAACGGTACGCGCGCTGGACGGAAGCAGTCGACCGATCGCGCGACTGGGCGCGGGACGGTGAGGAGTGA
- the glpB gene encoding glycerol-3-phosphate dehydrogenase subunit GlpB, translating to MAIEDDVLVIGGGLAGATAALAAADAAPDARVRLVTYKQSTLRHASGLIDILGYAPGAPEEGPLVDPFDALEDLPQGHPYERVGSEAVREALAFFDETVGDAYAGDHTDANALVPTHGGTVKPTARYPVAAADGLASDDRDALLVGFETLPDFEAPLAAAHLEAAGAPFSARGVTVPFPGIVRDDAKVTRYAHLLDHDESVATGAGETGAREALATTISERLEGESRVGFPAILGDERADAVRADLADALGVDVFEVPMGPPSLPGMRLEDLLYGALEERGVRVTSGVPVIDFETAEADAVAADGGSGDDRIDRVVVDRNGTEVPHRADQYVLATGGLVGKGVRSERERVFEPIFDCHVPHAEDRYDWFVDDAFGDHPFARFGLAPDRDLRPLDARDDPEFANLRAAGAVLGGYDFAAEKSGAGVSLATGYVAGTRAAEEGE from the coding sequence ATGGCCATCGAGGACGACGTCCTCGTCATCGGCGGCGGTCTCGCGGGCGCGACGGCGGCGCTCGCGGCCGCGGACGCCGCGCCCGACGCCCGCGTGCGGCTGGTGACGTACAAACAGAGCACGCTGCGCCACGCCAGCGGGCTGATCGATATCCTCGGCTACGCGCCCGGCGCGCCCGAGGAGGGGCCGCTCGTCGACCCCTTCGACGCGCTCGAGGACCTCCCTCAGGGCCATCCCTACGAGCGGGTCGGCAGCGAGGCGGTCCGCGAGGCGTTGGCCTTCTTCGACGAGACGGTGGGCGACGCCTACGCGGGCGACCACACCGACGCGAACGCACTGGTCCCGACCCACGGCGGCACCGTCAAGCCGACCGCGCGCTATCCCGTCGCGGCGGCCGACGGACTGGCCAGCGACGACCGAGACGCGCTGCTGGTCGGCTTCGAGACGCTGCCCGATTTCGAGGCGCCGCTGGCCGCGGCCCACCTCGAGGCCGCGGGCGCGCCGTTTTCGGCCCGCGGCGTCACCGTCCCGTTCCCCGGCATCGTTCGGGACGACGCGAAGGTGACCCGCTACGCCCACCTGCTCGATCACGACGAGTCCGTGGCGACGGGCGCCGGCGAGACCGGCGCGCGCGAGGCGCTCGCGACGACGATCAGCGAACGCCTCGAGGGCGAATCCCGCGTCGGTTTCCCCGCGATTCTGGGCGACGAACGCGCCGACGCGGTGCGGGCCGACCTCGCGGACGCGCTCGGCGTCGACGTCTTCGAGGTCCCGATGGGACCGCCGAGTCTGCCCGGCATGCGACTCGAGGACCTGCTGTACGGGGCGCTCGAGGAGAGAGGCGTCCGCGTCACGTCGGGCGTCCCGGTGATCGATTTCGAGACCGCCGAGGCGGACGCGGTGGCGGCCGACGGCGGCAGCGGCGATGACCGCATCGACCGCGTCGTCGTCGACCGCAACGGCACCGAGGTTCCCCACCGCGCGGACCAGTACGTCCTCGCGACGGGCGGACTGGTCGGCAAGGGCGTCCGTTCCGAGCGCGAACGGGTCTTCGAACCGATCTTCGACTGCCACGTCCCCCACGCCGAGGACCGCTACGACTGGTTCGTCGACGACGCCTTCGGCGACCACCCCTTCGCGCGGTTCGGCCTCGCGCCCGACCGCGACCTCCGCCCGCTCGACGCCCGCGACGACCCGGAGTTCGCGAACCTGCGGGCCGCGGGCGCGGTGCTCGGCGGCTACGACTTCGCGGCCGAGAAGTCCGGCGCCGGCGTCTCGCTCGCGACGGGCTACGTCGCCGGGACGCGGGCCGCCGAGGAGGGTGAATAG
- the glpA gene encoding anaerobic glycerol-3-phosphate dehydrogenase subunit GlpA, with amino-acid sequence MATDTEVLVLGGGSTGCGIARDLAMRGLEVTLVERGNLTDGTTGRMHGLLHSGGRYAVSDRASATECIEENEILREIAGHCVEETGGLFVQRPEDSDDYFREKLEGCRDCGIPARVLSGREAREVEPYLAEDVKRAIEVPDGAVDPFRLCVANALDAETHGARIETHAEVVDLLRDGDDVYGVEVRHESGPGKRIHDAAGTTEEITAEYVVNATGAWAGQIGAMADLEIEVRPSKGVMTIMNVRQVDTVINRCRPKGDADIVVPHETTAILGTTDEEVADPDDFPEDQWEVDGMIDTLSELVPILEEARTIRSFWGVRPLYEPPGTGTQDPTDITRDFFLLDHAERDGVSGISSIVGGKFTTYRAMAEEISDHVCEKLGVRASCATAEEPLPGSEDIATLEAGMDDFGLRSPVARRSKQRLGSRASEVLETDAANPVICQCEGVTRAEIRDAIDQSGSDLNAVRIRTRASMGNCQGGFCCQNMANELHPEYDEATVRASLDELFQERWKGQRHALWGEQLSQAMLNYALHATTMNRDRDPANEPTAIDFADFDGGA; translated from the coding sequence ATGGCAACAGACACCGAGGTCCTCGTTCTCGGGGGCGGGTCGACGGGCTGTGGTATCGCGCGGGATCTGGCGATGCGCGGCCTCGAGGTGACCCTCGTCGAGCGAGGCAATCTGACCGACGGCACGACCGGCCGCATGCACGGACTCCTCCACAGCGGCGGCCGCTACGCCGTCTCCGACCGAGCCAGCGCGACGGAGTGTATCGAGGAAAACGAGATCCTCCGAGAGATCGCCGGCCACTGCGTCGAGGAGACCGGCGGTCTGTTCGTCCAGCGCCCCGAGGACTCGGACGACTACTTCCGCGAGAAACTCGAGGGCTGTCGCGACTGCGGGATCCCCGCGCGCGTCCTCTCGGGACGGGAGGCCCGCGAGGTCGAACCCTACCTCGCGGAAGACGTCAAACGGGCGATCGAGGTCCCCGACGGCGCGGTCGACCCGTTCCGACTCTGCGTCGCGAACGCGCTCGACGCCGAGACCCACGGCGCGCGGATCGAGACGCACGCCGAGGTGGTGGACCTCTTGCGCGACGGTGACGACGTCTACGGCGTCGAGGTGCGCCACGAGTCGGGTCCCGGCAAGCGGATCCACGACGCGGCCGGCACCACCGAGGAGATCACCGCCGAGTACGTCGTCAACGCGACCGGCGCGTGGGCGGGCCAGATCGGCGCGATGGCCGACCTCGAGATCGAGGTCCGTCCCTCCAAGGGCGTCATGACCATCATGAACGTCCGGCAGGTCGACACCGTGATCAACCGCTGTCGGCCGAAGGGCGACGCCGACATCGTCGTCCCCCACGAGACGACGGCCATCCTCGGGACGACCGACGAGGAGGTCGCCGATCCGGACGACTTCCCGGAGGATCAGTGGGAGGTCGATGGGATGATCGACACCCTCTCGGAACTCGTCCCGATCCTCGAGGAGGCGCGGACGATCCGTTCCTTCTGGGGCGTGCGCCCGCTGTACGAGCCGCCGGGAACCGGCACGCAGGATCCGACGGACATCACGCGGGACTTCTTCCTGCTCGATCACGCCGAGCGCGACGGCGTCTCGGGCATCTCGAGCATCGTCGGAGGCAAGTTCACGACGTACCGCGCGATGGCCGAGGAGATCTCCGATCACGTCTGCGAGAAACTGGGCGTCCGCGCCTCGTGTGCGACCGCGGAGGAACCCCTCCCCGGGAGCGAAGATATCGCGACGCTCGAGGCCGGCATGGACGATTTCGGCCTCCGATCGCCGGTCGCGCGCCGGAGCAAACAGCGCCTGGGGAGCCGCGCGAGCGAGGTCCTCGAGACCGACGCGGCAAATCCCGTGATCTGCCAGTGCGAGGGCGTGACGCGCGCGGAGATCCGCGACGCGATCGACCAGTCGGGATCGGACCTGAACGCGGTCCGCATCCGGACGCGCGCCTCGATGGGCAACTGCCAGGGCGGCTTCTGCTGCCAAAATATGGCCAACGAGCTCCACCCCGAGTACGACGAGGCCACGGTTCGCGCGTCGCTCGACGAACTCTTTCAGGAGCGCTGGAAGGGCCAGCGCCACGCGCTGTGGGGCGAACAGCTCTCGCAGGCGATGCTCAACTACGCCCTGCACGCGACGACGATGAACCGGGACCGCGATCCGGCGAACGAGCCGACGGCGATCGACTTCGCCGATTTCGACGGAGGGGCCTGA
- a CDS encoding oligosaccharide flippase family protein: MSDATSVSLGGETVKATAAKFTMAAIGFLGTIVFARVLGPTGFGGYYLLFSLVKIADRAVNGWGTAVKKRFSEADSPTGELVGSQALFTLVWMGLAVGVALVTSRWLVSYTGLPEAPVLFVVLLFAVTLFEPLDLMVQARGRVGASMWTDTLRSLLTFPLQLGLILLGLGAAGMAYGLAGATFLTVPILAYYVQARPVAPSRETVTNVWSYAKYSIPNSFLGQAYDRFDIILLGYLLAPAAAGHYEVAFKLTVPATFVTMAASSGLMARVSRRHSEGEELGDDVSNTLAFTSIIAIPMFFGAVAMPERLVVTFFGPDYAEAALLLVGLAAYQIAKTQAGVLSSVIYGIDRPDVNTRISAVTLGINIVLGVALTLVYGAIGVVVATAIAETLRYCLSAIIIKRELSEVVLFPRTLAEQFAAGLVMLAVIVPAERAVAVEQWYHLLAIIGLGAVVYGVTLTAISRKLRITVKGVVRSSRLEL, encoded by the coding sequence ATGAGCGACGCGACCTCGGTCAGCCTCGGCGGCGAGACCGTCAAGGCGACGGCCGCGAAGTTCACGATGGCCGCGATCGGGTTCCTCGGGACGATCGTCTTCGCGCGGGTGCTCGGTCCGACCGGGTTCGGCGGCTACTACCTCCTCTTCTCGCTGGTGAAGATCGCCGATCGGGCGGTCAACGGGTGGGGAACGGCGGTCAAAAAGCGGTTCTCGGAAGCAGATTCCCCGACGGGCGAACTGGTCGGCAGCCAGGCGCTGTTCACGCTGGTCTGGATGGGGCTGGCCGTCGGAGTCGCGCTCGTCACGTCCCGCTGGCTCGTCTCCTACACGGGCCTCCCGGAGGCGCCGGTGCTGTTCGTCGTCCTGCTGTTCGCCGTCACGCTCTTCGAACCGCTCGACCTGATGGTGCAGGCGCGAGGCCGCGTCGGGGCCTCGATGTGGACCGACACGCTTCGGTCGCTGCTCACCTTCCCGCTCCAGCTGGGGTTGATCCTGCTCGGGCTCGGCGCCGCCGGTATGGCCTACGGACTGGCCGGCGCGACGTTCCTGACGGTGCCGATCCTCGCGTACTACGTTCAGGCGCGGCCAGTCGCTCCGTCACGGGAGACGGTCACGAACGTCTGGTCGTACGCCAAGTACAGCATTCCGAACTCGTTTCTCGGGCAGGCCTACGATCGGTTCGACATCATCCTGCTGGGCTACCTGCTGGCGCCCGCCGCCGCGGGCCACTACGAGGTCGCGTTCAAACTCACGGTCCCGGCGACGTTCGTGACGATGGCCGCCTCGAGCGGCCTGATGGCTCGGGTGAGCCGCCGTCACAGCGAGGGAGAGGAACTCGGAGACGACGTCTCGAACACGCTCGCGTTCACGAGCATCATCGCGATCCCGATGTTCTTCGGGGCCGTGGCGATGCCCGAGCGACTCGTCGTGACGTTCTTCGGTCCCGACTACGCCGAGGCCGCGTTGCTGCTCGTCGGACTCGCGGCGTACCAGATCGCGAAGACCCAGGCCGGCGTGCTCTCGAGCGTGATCTACGGGATCGATCGACCCGACGTCAACACGCGGATCTCGGCCGTGACGCTGGGGATCAATATCGTTCTCGGCGTCGCGCTGACGCTCGTCTACGGCGCGATCGGCGTCGTCGTCGCGACGGCCATCGCCGAGACGCTCCGCTACTGCCTCTCCGCGATCATCATCAAGCGGGAGCTCTCGGAAGTCGTTCTGTTCCCGCGAACGCTCGCGGAACAGTTCGCGGCCGGACTCGTGATGCTCGCCGTGATCGTCCCCGCGGAACGCGCCGTCGCCGTCGAGCAGTGGTACCATCTCCTGGCGATCATCGGGCTGGGTGCGGTCGTCTACGGCGTCACGCTGACGGCGATCAGCCGAAAGCTCCGCATCACGGTCAAGGGCGTCGTCCGCAGTTCTCGCCTCGAGCTATAG
- a CDS encoding DUF1326 domain-containing protein, whose product MTQEWTITGDYVEACNCDVACQCVWMESPDDDVCTVSLAWHIEEGRYGDIDLSGVDVGMLISTDEGVMFAPETEWDIVLLIDETADDDQREALEDIYSGRAGGIWAPVADTHVRSADVATVPISFSRDGSDFSVEIGDAVEMDASGAVGFNEEVGTISPHPLTESTEVQTGKSTTATVSYDDQFTWDVSGNNAYLGDFELANS is encoded by the coding sequence ATGACACAGGAATGGACCATCACGGGAGACTACGTTGAAGCCTGCAACTGCGATGTCGCATGCCAGTGTGTATGGATGGAATCACCGGACGATGACGTCTGTACCGTCTCACTGGCGTGGCATATCGAGGAGGGAAGGTACGGCGATATCGACCTGAGCGGGGTAGACGTCGGCATGCTCATTTCGACCGATGAGGGAGTCATGTTCGCCCCCGAGACGGAGTGGGATATCGTATTGCTCATCGACGAGACGGCCGACGACGATCAGCGCGAGGCCCTCGAGGACATCTACTCCGGCCGCGCCGGTGGGATCTGGGCGCCCGTCGCTGACACACACGTCCGATCCGCCGACGTCGCGACCGTTCCGATCAGCTTCTCGCGGGACGGATCGGACTTCTCCGTCGAGATCGGGGACGCCGTCGAAATGGACGCGAGCGGCGCGGTCGGGTTCAACGAGGAAGTCGGGACGATCTCACCTCACCCGCTGACGGAGAGTACGGAGGTACAGACCGGGAAGTCAACCACGGCTACGGTCTCCTACGATGACCAGTTCACGTGGGACGTCTCCGGAAACAACGCCTACCTCGGCGACTTCGAATTGGCGAACTCCTGA
- a CDS encoding HAD-IIB family hydrolase, which yields MTDDPPLVLDIDGTLTRPEGWGIDPRVFDPLRDWEAPVVIATGKAFPYPVALCHFVGIPELVVAENGGVVYTGDDVFFTADRAAAQAVAEEYRAAGYDLGWGPENTVNRWRETEIAVNLDQPIEPLREIAAEHGLEVIDTGYAYHVKDAAPNKGDGLETIAEHVDIDLSEAVAVGDSINDVSTFEAVGRSFAVANADETAKAAADEVLDEVHADGTLAVLERVRGSVD from the coding sequence ATGACGGACGATCCGCCGCTGGTGCTGGACATCGACGGGACGCTCACCCGCCCGGAGGGGTGGGGCATCGATCCGCGCGTGTTCGACCCCCTCCGGGACTGGGAGGCGCCCGTCGTGATCGCCACCGGGAAGGCATTCCCCTACCCCGTCGCCCTCTGTCACTTCGTCGGCATCCCCGAGCTCGTCGTCGCCGAGAACGGCGGCGTCGTCTACACCGGTGACGACGTCTTCTTCACGGCCGACCGCGCGGCCGCCCAGGCGGTCGCCGAGGAGTACCGCGCCGCCGGCTACGACCTCGGCTGGGGGCCGGAGAACACCGTCAACCGGTGGCGCGAGACCGAGATCGCCGTGAACCTCGACCAACCCATCGAGCCGCTGCGCGAGATCGCCGCCGAGCACGGCCTCGAGGTGATCGACACCGGCTACGCCTACCACGTCAAGGACGCCGCACCGAACAAGGGCGACGGCCTCGAGACGATCGCCGAACACGTCGATATCGACCTCTCTGAGGCCGTCGCAGTTGGCGACTCGATCAACGACGTCTCGACGTTCGAGGCCGTCGGTCGGAGCTTCGCCGTCGCCAACGCCGACGAGACGGCGAAAGCGGCGGCCGACGAAGTGCTTGACGAGGTGCACGCGGACGGGACGCTGGCGGTTCTCGAGCGCGTTCGCGGTTCGGTCGATTAA